A genomic stretch from Telmatocola sphagniphila includes:
- a CDS encoding carbon storage regulator, with protein sequence MLVLSRKLGEKIFIGENICITVVDIDRGKIRLGIEAPRDVPIYRQELLPEGAAVKHATPADVKSTAGTVS encoded by the coding sequence ATGCTCGTTTTGAGCCGAAAACTTGGGGAGAAGATCTTCATCGGCGAAAATATCTGTATCACGGTAGTCGATATTGATCGCGGCAAAATCCGCCTGGGTATCGAAGCCCCTCGCGATGTTCCCATCTACCGCCAGGAATTGCTGCCGGAAGGCGCCGCCGTGAAGCATGCTACCCCAGCTGACGTTAAAAGCACCGCGGGTACGGTATCCTGA
- a CDS encoding polysaccharide deacetylase family protein, with the protein MLASLSLDLDNQWSYMKTHGDPGWEALPSYLDIVVPRVLEMLRKRNLSITWFVVGQDAALEKNHSALKMIADAGHEVANHSFHHEPWLHLYSEEQIQEEFQKTERAIESATGLRPTGFRGPGFSLSQTVLKVLKDRGYNYDCSTFPTFLGPLARWYYFAKSKGLSVEEKQKRKQLFGKFKEGFRPLRPYDWKLPGGSLVEIPVTTMPIFKVPIHLSYVLYLAGYSRFLAKSYFKWALRLCQLNRVEPSILLHPLDFMGVEDKIGLEFFPAMKNSYQQKCELADWMFGELQRRFQVVSMREHARQAQIRLGIVPKPVVLT; encoded by the coding sequence ATGCTGGCCTCCTTATCTCTCGATCTCGATAATCAGTGGTCGTACATGAAGACCCACGGCGATCCGGGTTGGGAGGCGTTGCCTTCCTACCTGGATATTGTGGTGCCGCGCGTGCTGGAGATGTTGCGGAAGCGAAACCTCTCCATCACCTGGTTTGTGGTCGGACAGGATGCGGCGCTGGAAAAGAATCACAGTGCTCTGAAAATGATTGCCGATGCCGGGCACGAGGTCGCCAATCATTCCTTTCATCACGAGCCCTGGTTGCACCTCTATTCCGAGGAGCAGATTCAGGAAGAGTTCCAAAAGACCGAGCGGGCGATTGAGTCCGCCACCGGTTTGCGGCCGACAGGATTTCGCGGGCCGGGCTTCAGTCTCTCGCAGACGGTTCTGAAAGTGCTGAAAGATCGCGGCTACAACTACGACTGCTCGACCTTCCCTACCTTTTTGGGGCCGCTGGCCCGCTGGTACTATTTCGCGAAGTCCAAAGGGTTGTCCGTGGAGGAAAAGCAGAAGCGCAAGCAGCTTTTCGGGAAGTTCAAAGAAGGCTTCCGGCCGTTACGGCCCTACGACTGGAAATTACCCGGCGGCTCGCTGGTGGAAATTCCCGTAACGACGATGCCGATTTTCAAAGTACCCATTCATTTGAGCTACGTGCTCTACCTGGCCGGCTATTCGCGTTTCCTCGCCAAAAGTTATTTCAAGTGGGCGCTGCGGCTGTGCCAACTCAATCGCGTGGAGCCGAGCATTCTGCTGCATCCGCTCGATTTCATGGGAGTTGAGGATAAGATCGGCCTGGAGTTTTTCCCGGCCATGAAGAATTCTTATCAGCAGAAGTGCGAACTGGCGGACTGGATGTTCGGAGAGTTGCAACGGCGCTTCCAGGTCGTGTCGATGCGGGAGCATGCCCGGCAGGCTCAAATTCGGTTGGGGATCGTTCCAAAGCCGGTGGTTTTGACTTGA
- a CDS encoding NAD(P)/FAD-dependent oxidoreductase — translation MQKNTAIIGGGVLGLELARRLRAQGHPVTLFESASEVGGLAAAWNIGDITWDKHYHVILLSDLAVRNVLADLGLENELEWKTTKTGFYTDGRLYSMSNSLEFLKFPPLRLIDKFRLALTIMKASRIKDWRYLESISVEDWLRKWSGNRTFEKIWLPLLRAKLGEQYTIASAAFIWAIIARMYAARRSGLKQEMFGYVRGGYARILKRFAEKLTEAGVSLRLHQPIDSIQKSATGLSVKLPQGTEEIFDRVFVTAPAAQLSRLCPLLSESTRKKLGDITYQGIVCASVLLKNKLADYYVTNITETWVPFTAVIEMTALVDPKELGDHHLVYLPKYVAPDDPLFSESDESIKERFLSALEKIYPHFHRDQVLAFQISRVRNVFAVTTKNYSSQVSPFETEVPGLYLVNSSQIVNGTLNVNESLQLAERAVTVTK, via the coding sequence ATGCAAAAAAATACGGCAATCATCGGCGGCGGGGTCTTGGGTCTGGAACTGGCCCGCCGGTTGCGCGCGCAAGGGCATCCGGTTACGCTGTTTGAAAGCGCCTCGGAAGTCGGTGGCTTGGCGGCCGCCTGGAACATCGGCGATATCACCTGGGACAAACACTACCACGTCATTCTGCTCAGCGATCTGGCCGTGCGAAACGTGCTGGCGGATCTCGGCCTCGAAAACGAACTCGAATGGAAGACGACCAAAACCGGTTTCTACACCGATGGCCGACTCTATTCGATGTCCAATTCGCTGGAGTTTCTGAAGTTTCCCCCGCTGCGATTGATCGACAAGTTTCGGCTCGCCCTGACGATCATGAAAGCCTCACGAATCAAGGATTGGCGCTATCTGGAGTCGATCTCCGTCGAAGATTGGCTCCGCAAATGGTCGGGTAACCGGACGTTTGAAAAAATCTGGCTGCCGTTATTGCGGGCCAAGCTGGGTGAACAGTATACGATAGCTTCCGCCGCATTTATCTGGGCTATCATCGCACGCATGTACGCCGCCCGGCGTAGCGGCTTGAAACAAGAGATGTTCGGCTACGTGCGCGGCGGATACGCCCGAATCCTGAAGCGGTTCGCTGAAAAATTGACCGAGGCCGGCGTATCGCTTCGCCTTCATCAGCCGATTGATTCGATTCAAAAATCGGCTACAGGATTGAGCGTGAAGCTGCCGCAGGGTACGGAAGAAATTTTCGACCGCGTCTTCGTCACGGCTCCGGCCGCGCAGCTGTCCCGGCTTTGTCCGCTTTTGTCGGAATCGACTCGGAAAAAGCTCGGCGACATCACTTATCAGGGTATTGTCTGTGCCTCGGTTTTATTGAAGAACAAGCTGGCCGATTACTACGTGACGAACATCACCGAGACCTGGGTGCCGTTCACGGCGGTGATTGAAATGACGGCTCTCGTCGATCCGAAAGAGCTCGGCGACCATCATCTGGTTTATCTGCCCAAGTACGTAGCGCCGGACGATCCATTGTTTTCGGAATCGGATGAATCGATTAAGGAACGATTCCTCTCTGCGCTGGAAAAAATCTATCCGCATTTCCACCGCGACCAGGTGCTGGCGTTTCAGATTTCCCGGGTGCGCAACGTCTTCGCAGTTACGACCAAAAATTATTCGTCGCAAGTCTCGCCGTTTGAGACCGAAGTGCCCGGATTGTATCTGGTGAACTCTTCCCAGATCGTGAACGGCACTTTGAATGTGAATGAATCGTTGCAGTTGGCGGAGCGAGCGGTGACAGTAACCAAGTGA
- a CDS encoding acyltransferase, which translates to MIHPTAIIESGVVLGEGTSVWDNVHIRRNTVIGDQCIIGEKTYIAYEVKIGHRVKINAFVYICTAVTIEDGVMISAGTIFTNDRFPRATTSDLKQLRSSDADEHTLPTLIRAGATIGAGCTIGNDLTIGRWAMVGMGSVVTRSVPDFALVLGNPARMVGGVCRCGQLLFRCSPEQKVSQVCVCEACGLRYRVNENSITEEE; encoded by the coding sequence ATGATTCATCCGACGGCTATCATCGAATCGGGCGTGGTTCTCGGCGAAGGAACCTCGGTCTGGGACAATGTCCATATTCGCCGCAATACGGTGATCGGCGATCAGTGCATCATCGGCGAGAAAACCTATATCGCCTATGAAGTGAAGATCGGCCATCGGGTCAAAATCAACGCTTTCGTTTACATCTGCACCGCCGTGACTATTGAAGACGGCGTGATGATTTCGGCCGGGACGATCTTCACCAATGATCGCTTCCCTCGAGCCACCACGAGCGATCTGAAACAGCTGCGCAGCTCGGACGCCGATGAGCATACGCTCCCGACACTCATTCGAGCTGGAGCCACCATCGGGGCCGGCTGTACGATCGGCAATGATCTGACTATCGGCCGTTGGGCCATGGTGGGCATGGGGAGCGTGGTGACCAGGAGCGTTCCCGATTTCGCTTTGGTGCTCGGCAACCCGGCGCGGATGGTCGGCGGCGTCTGCCGGTGCGGGCAATTGTTGTTTCGCTGCAGCCCGGAGCAAAAAGTCAGCCAAGTCTGTGTCTGCGAAGCGTGCGGTCTGCGCTACCGGGTGAATGAGAATTCGATAACCGAAGAAGAGTAA
- a CDS encoding Gfo/Idh/MocA family protein, whose amino-acid sequence MPEPMKCALIGLGGIAQSYVQAFDYLPEAKLIAVVDTRNEAAETMGERLSVPAYTDYQELLTKGPEFDIAIVCTPPNTHERIAIDCLQAGKNVLCEKPFTLTSESAKRMVDVARKANRLITMASKFRYVEDIIKAKSLLASNILGDVILFENAFTSKVDMSRRWNSLKEISGGGVLIDNGTHSVDIARYFLGPLNDVHSIEGKRVQGLEVEDTVRLFCHSRAGVLVSVDLSWSINKDQENYINIYGSLGTMQIGWKNSRYRLHSGQDWVKFGNGYNKVQAFRDIILNFSRAIHGVEPLRITHEDALASVRTIETAYMSLESTRWDRVSDSKF is encoded by the coding sequence ATGCCGGAACCGATGAAATGCGCCCTGATTGGGCTGGGCGGAATCGCCCAGAGTTACGTGCAGGCGTTCGATTACCTGCCGGAAGCAAAACTGATCGCGGTCGTGGATACGCGTAACGAAGCGGCCGAGACCATGGGAGAACGGCTATCGGTTCCCGCTTACACCGATTACCAGGAACTGCTGACTAAGGGGCCGGAATTCGACATCGCGATTGTCTGCACCCCGCCCAATACCCATGAGCGGATTGCCATCGACTGTCTGCAGGCTGGTAAGAACGTTCTGTGCGAAAAGCCGTTCACATTGACGAGCGAAAGCGCCAAGAGAATGGTCGATGTGGCCCGCAAGGCCAACCGGCTAATCACCATGGCTTCCAAATTTCGCTACGTCGAAGACATCATTAAGGCCAAGAGCCTGCTGGCTTCGAATATTCTGGGTGATGTGATTCTGTTCGAAAATGCCTTCACCTCCAAAGTCGATATGAGTCGCCGTTGGAACTCCCTGAAGGAAATTTCCGGCGGGGGGGTCCTCATCGACAATGGCACGCATTCGGTCGATATCGCCCGCTATTTTCTCGGCCCTCTGAACGACGTGCACAGCATTGAAGGCAAGCGCGTTCAAGGTCTGGAAGTCGAAGATACCGTTCGCCTGTTCTGCCATAGCCGGGCGGGCGTCCTGGTCAGCGTCGACTTGTCCTGGAGCATCAATAAGGACCAGGAAAATTACATCAATATCTACGGCTCGCTGGGCACCATGCAAATCGGCTGGAAGAATTCCCGCTACCGACTGCATTCTGGCCAGGACTGGGTGAAGTTCGGCAACGGCTACAACAAGGTTCAGGCTTTTCGGGACATCATCCTCAACTTCTCCCGGGCGATCCATGGAGTCGAGCCATTGCGAATCACCCACGAAGATGCACTGGCCTCCGTGCGTACCATTGAGACCGCCTACATGTCGCTCGAAAGTACCCGCTGGGATCGGGTTTCCGACTCCAAATTTTAA
- a CDS encoding DegT/DnrJ/EryC1/StrS family aminotransferase, whose protein sequence is MSATLAPELKKVTLPSDQDATGRTLGAEEIAAISEAIHSGTLTATKGKFSKEFETKFAALLGRKYAHACSSGSAAIHCAVAALNLEPGDEVITTSITDMGALAPILFQGAIPVFCDVDPRTGNVTDDSIAACLSERTKAIVVTHLFGNPCDMTAIMTLAKSKNLPVIEDCAQAFEATHNGQKIGTFGDLAAFSLQQGKHITTGEGGLVVTNNPELARRVFLFINKAWGYGDANPDHYFLALNYRISELQSACAVAQLPKLAESVRVRTEAADWLSSQLQGLPGIETPWVDERNTHVYWKYCLMVDPAVIKGGAVGMAKLLKERGIASAPRYIQKPAFRCQVFAEQKTFGNSRWPFTLARTEAVNYDAAKFKGTFEMLERVLVLPWNERYEQVHLDYIAANVKEAAEALR, encoded by the coding sequence ATGAGCGCAACGCTTGCTCCCGAGTTGAAAAAAGTCACCCTGCCGTCCGATCAGGACGCCACCGGCCGTACGCTCGGCGCGGAAGAGATTGCCGCCATCAGTGAAGCGATTCACTCGGGAACCCTGACGGCGACCAAGGGAAAGTTCAGCAAGGAATTCGAAACGAAGTTCGCCGCACTTCTGGGAAGGAAGTATGCTCATGCCTGCTCTTCGGGTTCCGCAGCCATTCACTGTGCGGTAGCGGCCTTGAATCTCGAGCCGGGCGATGAAGTCATCACGACCTCGATCACCGATATGGGAGCGCTAGCCCCGATTCTGTTCCAGGGAGCCATCCCGGTTTTCTGTGACGTCGATCCGCGCACCGGGAACGTCACCGACGATAGCATTGCGGCCTGCCTTTCGGAACGTACCAAGGCCATCGTCGTTACGCATTTGTTCGGCAATCCCTGCGATATGACGGCGATCATGACGCTGGCCAAGTCGAAAAACCTGCCAGTCATTGAAGACTGTGCCCAGGCTTTCGAGGCCACGCACAACGGTCAGAAGATCGGCACCTTCGGCGATCTGGCGGCATTCAGTCTCCAGCAAGGCAAGCACATCACCACCGGTGAAGGCGGCCTGGTCGTTACCAATAATCCCGAGCTGGCCCGCCGAGTCTTCCTGTTCATCAACAAGGCCTGGGGTTACGGCGACGCCAACCCGGATCACTATTTCCTCGCTCTGAACTATCGCATCAGCGAATTGCAGAGTGCCTGTGCGGTGGCGCAATTGCCGAAGCTCGCGGAAAGCGTTCGGGTTCGAACGGAAGCGGCCGATTGGCTCTCCAGCCAGTTGCAGGGCCTGCCCGGTATTGAAACTCCCTGGGTGGACGAACGCAACACGCACGTTTACTGGAAGTACTGTCTGATGGTAGATCCCGCCGTGATCAAAGGGGGGGCTGTCGGCATGGCCAAGCTGCTCAAGGAACGGGGCATTGCCTCGGCGCCGCGCTACATTCAGAAGCCGGCCTTCCGCTGCCAGGTCTTCGCGGAACAGAAGACTTTCGGCAACAGTCGCTGGCCGTTCACCTTGGCCCGAACCGAAGCGGTCAATTACGACGCCGCCAAGTTCAAAGGCACTTTTGAAATGCTGGAACGGGTTCTGGTGCTGCCGTGGAACGAGCGCTACGAGCAGGTTCACCTGGATTACATTGCGGCCAATGTGAAAGAAGCGGCTGAAGCCCTGCGATAG
- a CDS encoding XrtA system polysaccharide deacetylase: protein MNTANHWRRQLLTVALEDYYQVGTFNALIQRKQWYRFESRIEKNTWKTLDLLDDYKIKATFFILGWIADQFPDLVREVADRGHEIASKGYYHRSIRDMTPEEFQEDALVSRQALEEAANRRVLGYRVAHEWFQPQDLWALDVLTQAGYAYDSSIAPIGRQYRDEQWRRFPHQHACGDRTLWEFPITTTRIAGLHVPISGGNYLRQLPQRFLRKRLNSHMEKQQVPGVFYFHVWEIDPDQPRITAGGALNRIRHYRNLDRMEEILRSYFEQYKFTTIADYMKLDTTLEHDPGTVRVPPQQAMLRLKGKTSSEFELNIPPEVLKLTKRIPATIVIPLYNEELVLPYLGNTLSSVFERLVTEYELQFILVDDGSKDRTWEEMRRLFGNQIGFELVKHDKNRGVAAAILTGIRHARTEIVCSIDCDCTYDPHELGRMIPLLKPEVDLVTASPYHPEGGVRNVPGWRLQLSKMASRMYRQVLRHKLHTYTSCFRVYRRSKFCDMKTKYDGYLGVAEMLGLLDVSGGKIVEFPAVLEVRMLGRSKMKTLRTIFGHLKLMSRLALKRLFPGSTPPAEPPQQQVARRLRELNIEAVAEKLKVGSNY from the coding sequence ATGAATACCGCTAATCACTGGCGTCGGCAGCTCCTGACGGTGGCGCTTGAAGATTACTATCAAGTCGGCACTTTCAACGCGCTGATCCAGCGCAAACAGTGGTACCGCTTCGAATCACGCATCGAAAAAAACACCTGGAAGACGCTCGATCTGCTCGACGATTACAAGATCAAGGCGACCTTTTTCATTCTGGGCTGGATTGCCGACCAGTTTCCCGATCTGGTGCGCGAAGTGGCCGACCGGGGGCACGAAATTGCTTCCAAAGGCTATTACCATCGCAGCATCCGGGACATGACGCCGGAGGAATTTCAGGAAGATGCCCTGGTTTCCCGACAGGCTCTCGAAGAGGCCGCTAATCGCAGGGTGCTCGGCTATCGCGTGGCCCACGAATGGTTTCAGCCGCAGGATCTCTGGGCTCTCGATGTGCTGACCCAGGCCGGCTACGCGTACGATTCTTCGATTGCCCCCATCGGTCGTCAGTATCGCGATGAACAGTGGCGGCGCTTCCCGCATCAGCACGCCTGCGGCGATCGCACTCTCTGGGAATTTCCGATCACGACTACCCGCATCGCCGGGCTGCACGTCCCGATCAGCGGCGGCAATTATCTCCGTCAACTGCCGCAGCGCTTTCTGCGCAAGCGCTTGAATTCGCATATGGAAAAGCAGCAGGTGCCCGGAGTCTTCTACTTCCACGTTTGGGAAATCGACCCCGATCAGCCGCGCATCACCGCCGGCGGCGCGCTGAATCGTATTCGGCATTATCGCAATCTCGATCGGATGGAAGAGATTCTGCGCAGCTACTTCGAGCAGTACAAGTTCACCACCATCGCCGATTACATGAAGCTGGACACGACGCTGGAGCACGATCCCGGTACTGTCCGCGTTCCGCCCCAACAGGCGATGCTTCGACTCAAGGGAAAAACCAGTTCCGAATTCGAATTGAATATTCCGCCGGAGGTCCTGAAGCTGACCAAGCGGATCCCGGCGACGATTGTGATTCCGCTCTATAACGAGGAGCTGGTACTCCCTTATTTAGGGAACACTTTAAGCAGCGTTTTTGAGCGCCTGGTAACGGAATACGAACTACAGTTCATCTTAGTGGACGATGGTTCGAAAGATCGGACCTGGGAAGAGATGCGACGTCTCTTCGGGAATCAGATCGGCTTCGAACTGGTCAAGCACGACAAGAATCGGGGCGTGGCCGCCGCGATCCTGACGGGCATCCGCCACGCTCGGACCGAGATCGTTTGTTCGATCGATTGCGATTGCACGTACGACCCGCACGAACTGGGCCGGATGATCCCGCTGTTGAAGCCGGAGGTCGATCTGGTCACAGCTTCCCCGTATCACCCCGAGGGAGGGGTGCGAAACGTGCCGGGTTGGCGGTTGCAGTTGTCGAAAATGGCCTCCCGCATGTATCGACAGGTGCTCCGTCACAAGCTTCATACCTACACCAGTTGCTTCCGCGTTTATCGCCGGAGTAAATTCTGTGACATGAAGACCAAGTACGACGGTTATCTTGGGGTCGCGGAAATGCTGGGTCTTTTGGATGTTTCGGGCGGCAAAATTGTGGAGTTCCCCGCCGTGCTGGAAGTCCGGATGCTGGGCCGCAGCAAGATGAAGACGCTGCGAACCATCTTTGGACATTTGAAGTTAATGAGTCGATTGGCCCTCAAAAGGTTGTTCCCCGGCAGCACTCCCCCCGCGGAACCTCCCCAACAGCAGGTCGCCCGGAGACTGCGCGAATTGAACATCGAAGCGGTCGCCGAGAAGTTGAAAGTCGGAAGTAACTACTAG
- the wecB gene encoding non-hydrolyzing UDP-N-acetylglucosamine 2-epimerase → MRKKIFVVFGTRPEIIKLAPVIRQLEFATEQFQVQTVFSGQHTDLVAPFVKLFGIRVDHTLQVMRPGQPLNLLFGRILQEIDPLLEKEKPDLVLVQGDTSTAAATALAAFHRQIPIGHVEAGLRTADPMNPFPEETNRRLVSRLASYHFAATRQNRQSLLKEGIPAQSIVVTGNPVVDALNMILVADRSERLQRILDQTQGYKRLALTTHRRESFGDTLEGNLAVLRDFVARHTDVALIFPVHPNPRVREAAQQHLAGRERIFLTEPLEYPDFIGLLQESWLIVSDSGGIQEEAPTLRKPVIVLRENTERPEAVEAGFARLAPDANSLKKMLSALYNDPAQGLPADSANPFGEGDSGQRITEALLEFFHGLPAQSTEATGGETRKTQPATMWVS, encoded by the coding sequence ATGCGCAAAAAAATCTTCGTCGTCTTCGGAACTCGACCGGAAATCATCAAGCTGGCCCCGGTGATTCGGCAACTGGAATTCGCTACCGAGCAGTTTCAGGTTCAAACCGTTTTCTCCGGTCAGCATACCGATCTGGTGGCGCCGTTCGTCAAACTCTTCGGCATCCGCGTCGATCACACTCTGCAGGTCATGCGGCCAGGGCAGCCTTTGAATCTGCTGTTCGGGCGAATCCTGCAGGAAATCGATCCGTTACTCGAAAAAGAAAAACCGGATCTGGTTCTGGTGCAGGGCGATACCTCCACGGCGGCCGCCACGGCCCTGGCGGCCTTCCATCGGCAGATTCCTATCGGCCATGTCGAAGCGGGACTCAGAACGGCCGACCCGATGAATCCTTTTCCCGAAGAAACTAACCGCCGTCTGGTCTCCCGGCTGGCGAGTTACCATTTCGCGGCTACCCGGCAGAACCGCCAGTCGCTACTCAAGGAAGGAATACCGGCCCAGTCGATTGTGGTGACCGGCAATCCCGTCGTCGATGCTTTGAATATGATCCTGGTAGCCGACCGCTCCGAGAGGTTGCAGCGAATTCTCGATCAAACGCAAGGCTATAAGCGGTTAGCGCTGACGACGCATCGCCGGGAAAGTTTTGGCGATACACTCGAAGGCAATCTCGCGGTGTTGCGGGACTTCGTCGCTCGCCATACCGATGTGGCCCTGATCTTCCCGGTGCATCCCAATCCGCGGGTTCGGGAGGCGGCCCAGCAGCATCTGGCCGGTCGGGAACGCATCTTCCTCACCGAACCGCTCGAATATCCCGACTTCATTGGCCTGTTGCAGGAAAGCTGGCTGATCGTCTCGGACTCTGGCGGCATCCAGGAAGAGGCACCCACTCTGCGAAAACCGGTGATCGTTCTGCGCGAAAACACCGAACGGCCCGAAGCCGTGGAAGCGGGATTTGCCCGACTTGCCCCGGATGCGAATAGCCTAAAAAAAATGTTGAGCGCCCTCTACAACGACCCGGCTCAAGGATTGCCTGCGGATTCGGCGAATCCGTTCGGCGAAGGTGATTCCGGCCAGCGCATCACCGAAGCGCTTCTGGAATTTTTCCACGGGCTCCCCGCGCAATCTACCGAAGCGACCGGGGGCGAAACGCGAAAAACCCAACCTGCGACGATGTGGGTTTCGTAA
- a CDS encoding FemAB family XrtA/PEP-CTERM system-associated protein: MNTNIDLLRGAALKDRLQELTDYAWKGERVSLSWHPNWLYVLRDGLGHVPCAFEARRDGQTVGLLPLAFVRSTLFGRYLVSLPYLNSGGLQADNDAVRAALLESAVDLAKRLKVKSLELRHEQAFEHPLFNGAVSTKVHMRLALPSFPGALWEDLSPKVRNQVRKGEKQKLQVVWGQADLLPELYEIFAVNMRDLGTPVYSRKLFQAMLKHFPNEVEICVVRLENKAIAAAVLCHGKRITEVPSASSLREYNSTCANMLMYWNLLDRAIQKGSEVFDFGRSTLDGNTFKFKKQWGAQPEPAVWQYFQRSGKMRELRPDNPKFARFIRMWQKLPVGVTKVIGPRIVRGIP; the protein is encoded by the coding sequence ATGAATACGAATATCGATTTGCTGCGTGGTGCGGCCCTGAAGGATCGCCTTCAGGAGCTGACCGATTATGCCTGGAAGGGGGAACGCGTTTCGCTCTCCTGGCATCCTAACTGGCTGTATGTGCTGCGCGATGGGCTGGGGCATGTGCCCTGTGCTTTCGAAGCCCGGCGGGACGGTCAGACAGTGGGCCTTCTGCCTCTGGCTTTCGTACGCAGCACTTTATTCGGACGCTATCTGGTCAGTCTGCCCTATTTGAACTCCGGCGGCTTGCAGGCGGACAACGATGCGGTGAGAGCAGCACTGCTCGAATCGGCTGTCGATCTGGCCAAGAGATTAAAGGTCAAAAGTCTCGAACTGCGGCACGAACAGGCGTTCGAGCATCCCTTATTCAACGGCGCGGTATCGACCAAAGTGCACATGCGGCTGGCCCTGCCCAGTTTTCCCGGGGCCTTGTGGGAAGATCTTTCCCCGAAAGTCCGCAACCAGGTTCGCAAAGGGGAAAAGCAGAAATTGCAGGTCGTCTGGGGCCAGGCGGATCTGCTTCCCGAACTGTATGAAATTTTCGCCGTGAATATGCGGGATCTGGGAACTCCGGTCTATTCGCGCAAACTTTTCCAGGCGATGCTGAAGCATTTCCCGAACGAAGTGGAAATCTGCGTAGTTCGGCTGGAAAATAAGGCCATTGCCGCCGCGGTTTTGTGTCACGGCAAGCGGATTACTGAAGTGCCGAGCGCTTCTTCCCTCCGCGAGTATAATTCGACGTGCGCGAATATGCTCATGTACTGGAATCTGCTGGATCGCGCGATTCAAAAAGGCTCCGAAGTCTTCGATTTCGGTCGATCGACACTCGATGGCAACACCTTCAAATTCAAGAAGCAGTGGGGGGCGCAGCCTGAGCCCGCCGTGTGGCAGTACTTCCAGCGCTCGGGCAAAATGCGCGAACTCCGGCCGGATAATCCCAAATTCGCCCGGTTCATCCGGATGTGGCAGAAGCTCCCGGTTGGAGTCACTAAAGTGATCGGCCCTCGCATCGTCCGCGGTATTCCCTGA
- a CDS encoding NAD-dependent epimerase/dehydratase family protein produces MTFLVTGAAGFVGSTLCDQLLAEGHTVRGLDAFVPYYAPALKRRNIVAAQTHPNYQFFEVDLRTDALAKYFENVDVVYHLAAMPGLVASWTEFDLYMNCNVLATQRLLEAARKHSGLKRFIYASTSSVYGKFASGDESLMTKPVSPYGVTKLAGENLCRAYMDSFDLPLVVLRFFSVYGPRQRPDMAYNKFIKALIQDEPITVFGDGQQVRGNTFIEDCVRATQLASAAPAGETYNVGGGEMATVYDILQKLETIAGKKFRIKVEAARDGDQRHTFADTTKLRKHLNWTPQVSLNEGLARQYSWQLQASAMM; encoded by the coding sequence ATGACTTTTCTGGTAACCGGTGCGGCGGGATTCGTCGGCTCCACACTTTGCGATCAGCTTCTGGCGGAAGGCCATACTGTTCGCGGTCTGGATGCTTTCGTGCCTTATTACGCTCCCGCCCTCAAACGCCGAAATATCGTGGCCGCGCAGACGCACCCGAATTATCAGTTTTTCGAGGTCGATCTGCGGACCGATGCGCTCGCTAAGTACTTCGAAAACGTCGATGTGGTGTATCATCTCGCGGCCATGCCCGGCCTGGTCGCCAGCTGGACCGAGTTCGATCTCTACATGAATTGCAATGTGCTGGCCACGCAACGACTGTTGGAGGCCGCCCGCAAACACAGCGGACTGAAACGATTTATTTACGCTTCGACTTCCAGTGTCTACGGCAAATTTGCCAGTGGCGATGAATCGCTGATGACCAAGCCGGTTTCGCCCTATGGGGTGACCAAGCTGGCCGGTGAGAATCTCTGCCGGGCGTACATGGATTCTTTCGATCTGCCCCTGGTAGTGCTGCGCTTCTTCAGCGTCTACGGTCCCCGGCAACGGCCCGACATGGCTTACAACAAGTTCATCAAAGCCTTGATTCAGGATGAGCCGATTACCGTTTTCGGCGATGGTCAGCAGGTGCGCGGCAACACTTTTATCGAAGATTGCGTCCGCGCCACGCAACTGGCCAGTGCCGCCCCCGCCGGGGAGACCTACAACGTCGGCGGCGGAGAAATGGCCACCGTTTACGATATCCTGCAGAAGTTGGAAACCATTGCCGGCAAGAAGTTCCGCATCAAAGTGGAAGCGGCTCGCGACGGCGATCAACGCCATACTTTCGCCGATACGACCAAACTTCGCAAACATCTGAACTGGACGCCGCAAGTTTCCCTGAATGAAGGCCTCGCCCGGCAATACTCCTGGCAGCTTCAAGCATCCGCAATGATGTAG